In the Candidatus Methylomirabilota bacterium genome, CGACCGCGCGACGACGGGCCGGGGGGCCGTGCGCGAGGCCCGGCTCGCCGACCTGGCGCGGCTGAGGCTCAAGGCGCGCGACGGCAGCGTCACCGGCGAGCCGATTCCCACGCTGGCCGCGCTGCTCGATCTGCTCAAGCCCGGGCGGGCCGAGCTGCTGCTGGAGATCAAGGTCGGCGCCGACCGCCGGCGGTACCCCGGGATCGAGGAGCATGTGCTCGCGCTCGTGCGCGCCCGCGGCCTCGAGTCCCGCGTCCTGGTCATGGCCTTCGAGGGCGAGACGGTCCGCCGCATCCGCGAGCTGCACCCGGCGATCCGGACCGTGCGGCTGCTCGGCCGGGCCGAGGTCCAGCACGAGCGCGTGGGGCCGGCCGCCAGCGTGACCCGGGCCGGCCAGCTCGGCGCCGCCGCCGTCGGCATCGACCACCGGTTGGTCGACGCCGACGTCGTCGCGGCGGCGCGCCGGGCGGGCCTGCGGCTGGCGGCGTGGACGGTGAACGACGAGGCGGACATCCGCCGCATGATCGACCTCGGCGTGGACGTCGTCATCAGCGACCGCCCCAACCTCGCCTTGCGGCTGGTGGGGAGATGACGGCGCGCCGCTACATCCTCGCCCTCGATCAGGGCACCTCGGGCTCGACGGCGCTCGTCGTCGATGTCGAGGGCCGCGTGCGGGCGCGCGGCTACGCCGAGCTTC is a window encoding:
- a CDS encoding glycerophosphodiester phosphodiesterase family protein, translating into MRSAGPWVTLVVLAAAGIGASFGVAPRPLVAAHRGGALLWPENSLLAFRTALALDVDYLECDVHLTADGEVIVLHDPTLDRATTGRGAVREARLADLARLRLKARDGSVTGEPIPTLAALLDLLKPGRAELLLEIKVGADRRRYPGIEEHVLALVRARGLESRVLVMAFEGETVRRIRELHPAIRTVRLLGRAEVQHERVGPAASVTRAGQLGAAAVGIDHRLVDADVVAAARRAGLRLAAWTVNDEADIRRMIDLGVDVVISDRPNLALRLVGR